One window of Inquilinus sp. Marseille-Q2685 genomic DNA carries:
- a CDS encoding filamentous haemagglutinin family protein: MAGIGAPIPATRFGSAVSGILPGRLRLGCSALALLAGLAALAVAAPPARADGAKIVGMRLVRGDGSGTAATGGGGGNGGGGNSIVAGALARAASAGQPRALFNGMRLNRIEDAGARNPVIDATNKLMTIEQLKPKAIINWDRFNIAGGETVKFDQKGNRDWAVLNRIGQADPSRIDGALKADGHVYLINQNGVIFGKGSRVNVRNLVASSLNISTDQFTRGILADNSTDTTVRPVFTHEGDGEPGMIRVERGALIEGPDNGSVMLLGGSVVNEGTIRAPAGQVVIGAGRNIYLYPAGSNITQPDERYPRGVTIEVDSLPGRDSGTANRVVNTGTIDTPRGGNISIASLLIDQNGRLSATTTVRAGGSIQLKAATDPGYENTPPTQVRRRASGKITFGRGSETTILPEDSADTITDAETFEHSKVQVIAGAATMERGAEIRAPAGDVGVEITESTFDGSPNRFTMERGSRIDVSGTTSTEVAMERNQVSITLRNNELNSPLQRNGFLFGKTVNVDIRDGSPIGSIDGYLKSVGRTAAERSAAGGTVSIGSTAVTRTGEVVIRDGAVIDVSGGQVRYRGGWLDTTQLVGADGRVYDIGEATPDIQYVAFAEQRFGQQKIYGPRWEAGYVDGMDAGSVSITTGAAVIDGSIAGRTTAGARQRARDQLPALGRLSLNLTGPIDVTFGAGGTRLPNGFGAGDALPENLRDRLRLAPSLVGATGVDSISVVTRGGDIEVPRGVVLRTAPGGSVDLQSHRLSPTLGDAADYGDITVAGAIETPSGTITLGGRDITLASGARLAARGQWVNDRIDAQGAPYSGGSGPAGAALPGGGSISLGAIENPTIRHGSLIDVSAGGWVATDGSLTKGNGGDVLLTSGRYVDPAYRDGKSGGKLILAGDIRGYGLDRGGSLTIRTDRIWIGGGMAPKGALVLAPDFLSRGGFSDVTLQGYRGVTVAPGAVVTPAAQTLRLNPDYLWRAGGGDVFGFAGLELLPEALRPAGSLTLIARASDPADTGPGSDHAGDGGSVVFGRGSVVRMGMGGSVTAVAARMVRVDGTIETPAGQITLTGGVTLDDTMAEYDPEAGVRIGATGRLLARGAVRLDPTTDGTRRGTVLDGGTITLASYNGAVIVERGALLDVSGVSTEIDLRSMTMYGLKLRSQTIAGNGGTIRLAGSEGLFVDGTLLGRGGGPGAEGGTLITEVLAKPGRESSKRPGLPLEFLRVLNIRQSGLSAGAADGYSAGTLDRLAGQGFVAADTVMGGGFGSWVMGSANVVNFDGDVTVKLGREIQISAYTISATPGSNVVLQAPRVAFTNLGNEQDRLGSLNPISALGDRMLSPATQLSILADLIDIRGGDFRLGGLYRFDTGKLGPDFQPIYKDRRFGGFTTARFESRGDIRFTGSDANLTGTLRSAGDLVFKAAQLYPASGQTFTIGALGRVTVLPNGKADAPWSVGGQLTIEAPEIVQNGTIRAPLGRIILGYDDPDLDTRVALGRGSVTSVSADGLTVPYGYVQDGSNWLDPNGESISTPPVKEVRLRGDDVAVADGATIDVRGGGEMLASEFVPGSGGPADVLNDPNSFAVIPGYDGYAPWDQYLSGTRPGGVTTPDFRSDVPVVTDTATTAGQYLQQGSKTGLRVGDRIYLSGGGGLPAGTYVLLPARYALMPGAYRVRAFDGILDMLPAMNGRAPDGSAYVAGRRSVLNTGIRDARWAGFHIESGEVLRQRAQYDEYRANSFFVSDAFRQRQQNDGGTIVPPTLPIDGGTLVANATETLRLDGTGLFAPAEGGRLGRFDVAAAKVAVVSAGVDTQDLADQGYLLLQAGQINGFGVGSLLIGGERSPAAVTTADPRGGTQVTVSASDVVVRNDGTPLQGAEIVLAAKNSVTVESGSVIRTTGADAGQGDTLRLGLPLPDGTFVPGDGALLRLSTGDRVDVVRENLINTGGTLTVQEGAALLASGSLALDSSGDTILATDRISGGRAIDAAARQISFGDAPKGTPGLVFRDGTLGVLAQTEALTLRGYGSIDFHGDVAIGGGQGAALRTLSLDSPALIGHDGADVTINAGAVRLRNTGSAYEGDAALAGGSLTINAATRLGADGKPVAGTGRIDLADGPVRIAGFNAVTLAAQERIVGTSGLGTATDLANGGGTEDRPNRLRVDGALTLTAAALSAGAGSDNAVEAGKALSFQGRAAPGLPGFDEIGGRLRLSGGTVTLAGQIEARAGILEAAATGGDLVIAGGTVIDASGVARSFFDQTRFAPGGVVKLSSTTGDVDLRAGSRIALGGARATIGGQEQGGDAGRLIVDAAKGRFLANGAIEAAAVDGSRQGTVGLDVRALDRSFDALAGKLAAAGFAEAQRLRIRSGDVTIGTAIRAREFALAVDGGNLTIGGRIDAGGATGGDIRLAAGGTLTLQGGAVLDASGAAADAAGKGGSVLLAAGDGGRIDLQSGSVIAVGAGGATGAVHLRAPRTDGDTDVAITGIGSRIDGARQVTVEAYKVFEVPENNGVAVIDRGTPDDPHVIDQVEADVRAFAAHAGAIAGRLGGGATVQAGVELRSGGDMLLPADTDINDADPATGWDLRGLSQDGLVGVLTLRAGGDLKLLSNLSDGFAIATDEFGNPIVDHLTGETKYTPQRGESWSYRLVAGADATGADPLALQTDADLLAGGTLTIGGTLNPGDLPESAIQVHLRTGTGDIDIAAAEDFVLGPKWSSPRGSDFWTPVPQSAVYTAGHPIAFSPGGFTPPNAAAAFPTGGGDITLTARGSLYGVPARQIVTEYVWRQTDPAQPMSWWIDVNSFQQGVGALGGGNVTLRAGGDISNLSAVIPTVGWVSSGQTEIRNGGSLRVEALGDILSGVYYVGRGDAVIEAGGAIASGTSTFDVYNPFSTFPLHTILAAGDAQFNVRSRGDLAIETTLDPMLVLLGPEQICSMPYDCFSASSIGFMSYKAESSVRLDSVGGDLSLSSSEETLAFLLDHAEIGYTPYAGPPPPTVLLTVYPGTLRATTFSGDIQIGGTTLAATDRGVLELLAGQDILMAGGLTMADAESGVEPTPTHPIDLTLWYGSNDAFKHQYFFDTIAGQTERRFGRHIGDRDPVRIYAAEGDVRTEPTFAGGSPGTASITLPKSLEMRAGGDIRDLALALTNTNVDDVTLIQAGGDIDFASPNGGGLETGSTGAGITLGGPGSLVVSAGGSIYLGTGRGIVTDGNLRSQALPDRGADITVLAGLGGNQQPDRAGFLTRYLDPAHYAALEPYLLGDGGSIYTAQMIATVEALTGRTGLDAAAAFALFKGLAPRQQDPLIRDIFYAELRASGREANDPSSPRFGATDRGYAAADLMFPGDGYAGGIVMQDSQIKTARGGDISILVPGGGIQLGTNIPPGTPGLHPKEPSDSGLWTVLGGDIRVFAQDDILIRASRALTASGGDILMWSSFGDIDAGVGSRSAVATAPAIVRLSLNGTLRVEPGGVISGSGIGALQPPGDVDLYAPNGVVDAGEGGIRVAGNFNVFALQVLNADNIQVGGQTVGLPSAPVNPASITGVSDVAAQATRAIEQSVRDQAEKSAKPNDEPPPLLITGAFLGYEGG, translated from the coding sequence ATGGCCGGCATTGGCGCCCCGATTCCCGCCACCCGATTCGGGTCCGCCGTATCCGGCATCCTGCCGGGGCGGCTGCGCCTTGGCTGCAGCGCCCTGGCCCTTCTCGCCGGGCTGGCGGCGCTGGCGGTGGCGGCGCCCCCTGCCCGGGCCGACGGCGCCAAGATCGTCGGCATGCGGCTGGTCCGCGGCGACGGCTCCGGCACCGCCGCGACCGGCGGCGGGGGCGGCAACGGCGGCGGCGGCAACAGCATCGTGGCCGGCGCGCTGGCGCGGGCAGCCTCGGCCGGCCAGCCGCGCGCGCTGTTCAACGGCATGCGGCTGAACCGGATCGAGGATGCCGGCGCCAGGAACCCGGTGATCGACGCCACCAACAAGCTGATGACCATCGAGCAGCTGAAGCCGAAGGCCATCATCAACTGGGACAGGTTCAACATCGCCGGCGGCGAGACGGTGAAGTTCGACCAGAAGGGCAACCGGGACTGGGCGGTGCTGAACCGGATCGGCCAGGCCGACCCGTCGCGCATCGACGGCGCGCTGAAGGCCGACGGCCACGTCTACCTGATCAACCAGAACGGCGTGATCTTCGGCAAGGGCTCGAGGGTCAATGTCCGCAACCTGGTGGCGTCGTCGCTGAACATCAGCACCGACCAGTTCACGCGCGGCATCCTGGCGGACAACTCGACTGACACCACGGTACGACCCGTGTTCACACATGAGGGTGACGGCGAGCCCGGCATGATCCGGGTCGAGCGCGGCGCGCTCATCGAGGGGCCGGACAACGGCAGCGTCATGCTGCTGGGCGGGTCGGTGGTCAATGAAGGCACGATCCGCGCCCCCGCCGGGCAGGTCGTGATCGGCGCCGGCCGCAATATCTACCTCTATCCCGCGGGATCGAACATCACGCAGCCGGATGAGCGGTATCCGCGCGGCGTCACGATCGAAGTCGATTCCCTGCCCGGCCGCGACTCCGGAACGGCCAACCGGGTGGTGAACACCGGAACGATCGACACGCCCCGCGGCGGCAACATCTCGATCGCCAGCCTGCTAATCGACCAGAACGGCCGGCTGTCCGCGACCACCACGGTGCGGGCCGGCGGCTCGATCCAGCTCAAGGCCGCCACCGACCCGGGCTATGAAAATACGCCGCCGACGCAGGTGCGGCGGAGGGCTTCCGGCAAGATCACCTTCGGCCGCGGCAGCGAGACGACGATCCTGCCGGAGGACAGCGCCGACACCATCACCGACGCCGAAACGTTCGAGCATTCCAAGGTCCAGGTGATCGCGGGCGCCGCGACCATGGAGCGGGGGGCGGAGATCCGGGCGCCGGCGGGCGATGTCGGGGTCGAGATCACGGAATCCACCTTCGACGGCTCGCCGAACCGCTTCACCATGGAGCGGGGCAGCCGGATCGACGTGTCCGGCACCACCTCGACCGAGGTGGCGATGGAGCGCAACCAGGTCTCGATCACGCTGCGCAACAACGAGCTGAACTCGCCGCTGCAGCGCAACGGCTTCCTGTTCGGCAAGACGGTCAATGTCGATATCCGCGACGGATCGCCGATCGGCAGCATCGACGGCTATCTCAAGAGCGTGGGCCGCACGGCGGCGGAGCGCAGCGCGGCCGGCGGCACCGTGTCGATCGGGTCCACCGCCGTGACCCGAACCGGCGAGGTGGTGATCCGCGACGGCGCCGTCATCGACGTCTCCGGCGGCCAGGTGCGCTATCGCGGCGGCTGGCTCGACACCACCCAGCTGGTGGGCGCCGACGGGCGGGTCTACGACATCGGCGAGGCGACGCCGGACATCCAGTATGTCGCCTTCGCCGAGCAGCGCTTCGGCCAGCAGAAGATCTACGGCCCGCGCTGGGAGGCCGGCTATGTCGACGGCATGGATGCCGGATCGGTCAGCATCACCACCGGCGCCGCCGTGATCGACGGCAGCATCGCCGGCCGGACCACGGCCGGGGCGAGGCAGCGGGCGCGCGACCAGCTGCCGGCGCTGGGCCGGCTTTCCCTCAACCTGACCGGCCCGATCGATGTCACCTTCGGCGCCGGCGGCACGCGGCTGCCGAACGGGTTCGGAGCAGGCGACGCGCTGCCGGAGAATCTGCGCGACCGGCTGCGGCTTGCCCCATCGCTGGTCGGGGCGACGGGGGTGGACAGCATCTCGGTCGTGACCAGGGGCGGCGACATCGAGGTGCCGCGCGGCGTCGTCCTGCGCACCGCGCCGGGCGGGTCGGTCGATCTTCAGTCGCATCGTCTCAGCCCTACCCTCGGGGATGCCGCTGACTACGGCGACATCACGGTCGCCGGCGCGATCGAGACGCCGTCGGGCACCATCACCCTGGGCGGCCGAGACATCACCCTGGCATCCGGAGCGCGGCTGGCGGCCCGCGGGCAATGGGTGAACGACCGGATCGACGCGCAGGGCGCCCCCTATTCCGGCGGGTCCGGCCCGGCCGGCGCGGCGCTGCCGGGTGGCGGCTCGATCAGCCTGGGCGCGATCGAGAACCCGACGATCCGGCACGGCAGCCTGATCGACGTCTCCGCCGGCGGCTGGGTCGCGACCGACGGATCGCTGACCAAGGGCAATGGCGGTGACGTGCTGCTGACCTCCGGCCGCTATGTCGACCCGGCCTACCGTGACGGCAAGAGCGGCGGCAAGTTGATCCTCGCCGGCGACATCCGGGGCTACGGGCTGGACCGCGGCGGATCGCTGACCATCCGCACCGACCGGATCTGGATCGGCGGCGGGATGGCGCCGAAGGGGGCGCTGGTGCTGGCCCCCGATTTCCTGAGCCGCGGCGGCTTCAGCGACGTGACGCTGCAGGGCTATCGCGGCGTCACCGTGGCGCCGGGCGCGGTGGTGACCCCGGCGGCCCAGACGCTGCGGCTGAACCCGGACTATCTCTGGCGCGCCGGCGGCGGCGACGTGTTCGGCTTCGCCGGCCTGGAGCTGCTGCCCGAGGCGCTGCGCCCGGCCGGGTCGCTGACCCTGATCGCCCGCGCCAGCGATCCGGCAGATACCGGACCGGGGTCGGATCACGCCGGGGACGGCGGCAGCGTCGTCTTCGGCCGGGGCTCGGTGGTGCGGATGGGCATGGGCGGCTCGGTCACCGCCGTGGCGGCGCGCATGGTGCGCGTCGACGGCACGATCGAGACCCCGGCCGGGCAGATCACGCTGACCGGCGGCGTGACCCTGGACGACACCATGGCGGAGTACGATCCCGAGGCCGGAGTCAGGATCGGCGCGACCGGCCGGCTGCTGGCGCGCGGCGCGGTCAGGCTGGACCCGACGACGGACGGGACGCGGCGCGGCACGGTGCTGGACGGCGGCACCATCACCCTCGCCTCCTACAATGGCGCCGTGATCGTCGAACGCGGCGCCCTGCTGGACGTCTCCGGCGTCTCGACCGAGATCGACTTGCGCAGCATGACCATGTACGGGCTGAAGCTGCGGTCGCAGACCATCGCCGGCAACGGCGGCACGATCCGGCTGGCGGGCAGCGAAGGGCTGTTCGTCGACGGCACCCTGCTGGGCCGCGGCGGCGGCCCGGGCGCCGAGGGCGGCACGCTGATCACCGAAGTGCTCGCCAAGCCGGGCCGCGAAAGCAGCAAGCGTCCCGGGCTGCCGCTGGAGTTCCTGCGGGTGCTCAACATCCGGCAGTCGGGCCTGTCGGCGGGGGCGGCCGACGGCTACAGCGCCGGCACGCTGGACCGCTTGGCCGGCCAGGGCTTCGTCGCCGCCGACACGGTGATGGGCGGCGGCTTCGGCAGCTGGGTGATGGGCTCCGCCAATGTCGTCAATTTCGACGGCGACGTCACCGTGAAGCTGGGTCGCGAGATCCAGATCTCGGCCTATACGATCAGCGCGACGCCCGGCTCCAACGTGGTGCTGCAGGCACCGCGGGTGGCGTTCACCAATCTCGGGAACGAGCAGGACCGGCTCGGATCCTTGAACCCGATCTCGGCGCTGGGCGATCGGATGCTCAGCCCGGCGACCCAGCTCTCCATCCTCGCCGACCTGATCGACATCCGCGGCGGCGATTTCCGGCTCGGCGGCCTGTACCGGTTCGACACGGGCAAGCTCGGTCCCGACTTCCAGCCGATCTACAAGGACCGTCGCTTCGGCGGCTTCACCACGGCCCGGTTCGAAAGCCGCGGCGACATCCGCTTCACGGGTTCCGACGCCAACCTGACGGGCACCCTGCGCAGCGCCGGCGACCTGGTGTTCAAGGCGGCGCAGCTGTATCCGGCCAGTGGCCAGACCTTCACGATCGGCGCGCTGGGCCGGGTCACGGTGCTGCCGAACGGCAAGGCCGACGCGCCCTGGTCGGTCGGCGGCCAGCTGACGATCGAGGCGCCGGAGATCGTGCAGAACGGCACGATCCGGGCGCCCCTGGGCAGGATCATCCTGGGATATGACGACCCCGACCTCGACACCCGCGTCGCGCTCGGCCGCGGCAGCGTGACCTCGGTGTCGGCCGACGGGCTGACGGTGCCCTATGGCTATGTCCAGGACGGCTCGAACTGGCTCGATCCGAACGGCGAGTCTATCTCCACCCCGCCGGTCAAGGAGGTGCGGCTGCGCGGCGACGACGTGGCGGTGGCGGACGGAGCCACGATCGACGTGCGCGGCGGCGGCGAGATGCTGGCCAGCGAATTCGTCCCCGGCTCGGGCGGGCCGGCCGACGTGCTGAACGACCCGAACAGCTTCGCCGTGATCCCGGGCTATGACGGCTATGCGCCCTGGGACCAGTATCTGAGCGGGACCCGGCCCGGCGGCGTCACGACCCCCGACTTCCGGTCGGACGTGCCGGTGGTGACCGACACCGCCACGACGGCCGGCCAGTATCTGCAGCAGGGATCCAAGACCGGGCTGCGGGTCGGCGACCGGATCTATCTCTCGGGCGGCGGCGGCCTGCCGGCCGGCACCTATGTGCTGCTGCCGGCGCGCTATGCGCTGATGCCCGGCGCCTATCGCGTGCGCGCCTTCGACGGCATCCTCGACATGCTGCCGGCGATGAACGGCCGGGCGCCGGACGGCAGCGCCTATGTCGCCGGCCGCCGCTCCGTCCTCAACACCGGCATCCGCGACGCACGCTGGGCGGGCTTTCACATCGAATCGGGCGAGGTGCTGCGCCAGCGGGCGCAATACGACGAATACCGGGCCAACAGCTTCTTCGTCTCCGACGCCTTCCGGCAGCGCCAGCAGAACGACGGCGGGACGATCGTGCCGCCGACCCTGCCGATCGATGGCGGCACGCTGGTCGCCAACGCCACCGAAACGCTGCGGCTGGACGGCACCGGCCTGTTCGCCCCGGCCGAGGGCGGACGGCTGGGCCGGTTCGACGTCGCCGCGGCCAAGGTCGCGGTGGTGTCCGCCGGCGTGGACACGCAGGACCTGGCGGACCAGGGCTACCTGCTGCTGCAGGCCGGCCAGATCAACGGCTTCGGCGTCGGCAGCCTGCTGATCGGCGGCGAGCGCAGCCCCGCCGCGGTCACCACGGCCGATCCGCGCGGCGGCACCCAGGTCACGGTCTCGGCCAGCGACGTGGTGGTGCGCAACGACGGCACGCCGCTGCAGGGGGCGGAGATCGTGCTGGCCGCCAAGAATTCGGTGACGGTCGAATCCGGCAGCGTGATCCGCACCACCGGCGCCGACGCAGGCCAGGGCGACACGCTGCGCCTCGGCCTGCCGCTGCCGGACGGCACCTTCGTGCCGGGTGACGGCGCGCTGCTGCGCCTGTCGACCGGCGACCGGGTGGACGTGGTGCGCGAGAACCTCATCAACACCGGCGGCACGCTGACGGTCCAGGAGGGCGCGGCCCTGCTGGCCTCGGGCAGCCTGGCGCTGGATTCCAGCGGCGACACCATCCTGGCCACCGACCGGATCTCCGGCGGCCGGGCGATCGACGCGGCCGCCCGGCAGATCAGCTTCGGCGATGCGCCGAAAGGCACGCCCGGCCTGGTGTTCCGCGACGGCACGCTGGGCGTGCTGGCGCAGACCGAGGCCCTGACCCTGCGCGGCTATGGCAGCATCGATTTCCACGGCGACGTCGCCATCGGCGGCGGCCAGGGCGCGGCGCTGAGGACGCTGTCGCTCGACAGCCCGGCCCTGATCGGCCATGACGGCGCCGACGTCACGATCAACGCCGGCGCGGTGCGGCTGCGCAACACCGGCAGCGCCTACGAGGGCGATGCCGCCCTGGCCGGCGGCAGCCTGACGATCAACGCCGCCACCCGCCTCGGCGCCGACGGCAAGCCGGTCGCCGGCACCGGCCGCATCGACCTGGCCGACGGGCCGGTGCGGATCGCCGGCTTCAACGCGGTGACCCTGGCGGCGCAGGAGCGGATCGTCGGCACCAGCGGCCTCGGCACCGCGACCGATCTCGCTAATGGCGGCGGCACCGAGGACCGGCCGAACCGGCTGCGGGTGGACGGCGCGCTGACCTTGACCGCCGCCGCGCTGTCAGCCGGCGCCGGATCGGACAACGCGGTCGAGGCGGGCAAGGCCCTGTCCTTCCAGGGCCGGGCCGCGCCTGGCCTGCCGGGCTTCGACGAGATCGGCGGCCGCCTGCGCCTGTCGGGCGGGACCGTCACCCTGGCCGGGCAGATCGAGGCCCGCGCCGGCATCCTGGAGGCGGCGGCCACGGGCGGCGACCTGGTCATCGCCGGCGGCACCGTGATCGACGCCTCCGGCGTGGCGCGCAGCTTCTTCGACCAGACCCGCTTCGCCCCCGGCGGCGTGGTCAAGCTGTCCTCCACGACCGGCGATGTCGACCTGCGGGCCGGGTCGCGCATCGCCCTGGGCGGCGCCCGGGCCACGATCGGCGGGCAGGAGCAGGGCGGCGACGCCGGGCGCCTGATCGTCGACGCGGCCAAGGGGCGGTTCCTGGCCAATGGCGCGATCGAGGCCGCCGCGGTGGACGGCAGCCGCCAGGGTACTGTCGGCCTCGACGTCCGGGCGCTCGACCGCAGCTTCGACGCGCTGGCCGGCAAGCTGGCCGCGGCGGGCTTTGCCGAGGCGCAGCGGCTGCGCATCCGCAGCGGCGACGTCACCATCGGCACCGCGATCCGCGCCCGCGAATTCGCGCTGGCGGTCGACGGCGGCAACCTCACCATCGGCGGCCGCATCGACGCCGGCGGCGCCACCGGCGGCGACATCCGCCTGGCGGCGGGCGGCACCCTGACCCTGCAGGGCGGGGCGGTGCTGGACGCCTCCGGCGCCGCGGCCGACGCCGCCGGCAAGGGCGGCTCTGTGCTGCTGGCGGCCGGGGATGGCGGCCGGATCGACCTGCAGTCCGGGTCGGTGATCGCGGTCGGCGCCGGCGGCGCCACCGGCGCGGTGCATCTGCGCGCGCCGCGGACCGACGGCGATACCGATGTCGCGATCACCGGGATCGGCAGCCGGATCGACGGCGCGCGGCAGGTGACGGTCGAGGCGTACAAGGTGTTCGAGGTTCCGGAGAACAACGGCGTCGCCGTGATCGACCGCGGCACGCCGGACGATCCGCATGTGATCGACCAGGTGGAGGCGGATGTCAGGGCCTTCGCCGCCCACGCCGGCGCCATTGCCGGCCGCCTCGGCGGCGGCGCGACCGTCCAGGCGGGGGTGGAGCTGCGCAGCGGCGGCGACATGCTGCTGCCCGCGGACACCGATATCAACGATGCGGACCCGGCGACGGGCTGGGACCTGCGGGGCCTGAGCCAGGACGGGCTGGTGGGCGTGCTGACGCTGCGCGCCGGCGGCGACCTGAAGCTGCTGTCCAACCTCAGCGACGGGTTTGCCATCGCCACGGATGAATTCGGCAATCCGATCGTGGACCACCTGACCGGCGAAACGAAATACACGCCGCAGCGCGGTGAGAGCTGGTCCTATCGCCTGGTCGCCGGAGCCGATGCGACCGGGGCCGACCCGCTGGCACTGCAGACGGATGCGGATCTCCTGGCCGGCGGCACGCTGACCATCGGGGGCACCCTGAATCCCGGCGATCTGCCCGAGTCCGCGATCCAGGTCCATCTCCGCACCGGCACCGGGGATATCGACATCGCGGCGGCCGAGGATTTCGTGCTCGGCCCGAAATGGTCTTCGCCGCGCGGCTCCGACTTTTGGACGCCCGTGCCGCAATCAGCGGTCTACACCGCCGGCCATCCGATCGCATTCAGCCCTGGCGGCTTCACCCCGCCGAACGCGGCCGCCGCCTTTCCGACCGGCGGCGGCGATATCACCCTCACGGCCCGCGGCAGCCTCTACGGCGTGCCGGCGCGTCAGATCGTCACTGAGTATGTCTGGCGGCAAACCGATCCCGCGCAGCCGATGAGCTGGTGGATCGATGTCAACAGCTTCCAGCAGGGCGTCGGAGCGCTGGGCGGCGGGAACGTCACGCTGCGGGCCGGCGGCGACATCTCCAACCTCTCGGCGGTGATCCCGACGGTCGGCTGGGTCTCCTCCGGCCAGACCGAAATCCGCAACGGCGGCAGCCTGAGGGTCGAGGCGCTCGGCGACATCCTCAGCGGCGTCTATTACGTGGGCCGCGGTGACGCGGTGATCGAGGCGGGCGGGGCGATCGCGAGCGGGACCAGCACCTTCGATGTCTACAATCCATTTTCAACATTCCCGCTGCACACAATTCTTGCAGCCGGCGACGCACAATTCAACGTGCGCAGCCGGGGCGATCTGGCGATCGAGACCACGCTCGACCCGATGCTGGTCCTTCTGGGACCCGAGCAGATTTGCTCAATGCCGTATGATTGTTTCAGCGCATCGTCTATAGGGTTTATGTCCTATAAAGCTGAAAGCTCGGTCCGCCTCGATTCCGTTGGCGGAGATCTGTCGCTCTCCTCCAGCGAAGAGACGCTGGCCTTTCTCCTGGATCACGCGGAGATAGGCTACACTCCTTATGCAGGTCCCCCGCCCCCAACGGTGCTGCTGACCGTGTATCCCGGAACGCTTCGCGCCACAACGTTCAGCGGAGATATCCAGATCGGCGGCACGACCCTGGCGGCCACCGATCGCGGGGTCCTGGAACTGCTAGCCGGTCAGGACATTCTGATGGCGGGTGGATTGACCATGGCCGACGCCGAGTCCGGCGTGGAGCCGACGCCGACACATCCGATCGATCTCACCCTCTGGTATGGCAGCAACGATGCCTTCAAGCACCAGTACTTCTTCGACACTATCGCTGGACAGACCGAACGGCGTTTCGGCCGTCATATCGGCGACCGCGATCCGGTGCGGATCTATGCGGCGGAGGGCGACGTCCGCACCGAACCGACGTTTGCCGGGGGCTCGCCAGGAACGGCCAGCATCACGCTGCCGAAGAGCCTGGAGATGCGGGCCGGCGGCGACATCCGGGATCTCGCGCTCGCGCTGACCAACACCAACGTGGATGACGTCACCCTGATCCAGGCCGGCGGCGACATCGACTTCGCGAGCCCCAATGGCGGTGGCTTGGAAACGGGTAGCACAGGTGCGGGTATCACACTCGGCGGCCCCGGCAGCCTGGTCGTCTCGGCCGGCGGCAGTATCTATCTCGGCACCGGCCGCGGCATCGTCACCGACGGCAATCTGCGCAGCCAGGCCCTGCCGGACCGGGGCGCGGACATCACCGTCCTCGCCGGGCTGGGCGGCAACCAGCAGCCGGACCGCGCCGGCTTCCTGACCCGTTACCTGGACCCGGCGCACTACGCCGCGCTGGAGCCCTATCTGCTGGGCGACGGTGGGTCGATCTACACCGCGCAGATGATCGCCACTGTCGAGGCGCTGACCGGCCGCACCGGCCTGGACGCCGCCGCCGCCTTCGCCCTGTTCAAGGGGCTGGCGCCGCGGCAGCAGGATCCGCTGATCCGGGACATCTTCTACGCCGAGCTGCGCGCCTCCGGCCGCGAGGCCAACGACCCGTCCAGCCCGCGCTTCGGCGCCACCGACCGCGGCTATGCCGCCGCCGATCTGATGTTCCCGGGCGACGGCTATGCCGGCGGCATCGTCATGCAGGACAGCCAGATCAAGACCGCGCGCGGCGGCGACATCTCGATCCTGGTCCCGGGCGGCGGCATCCAGCTGGGGACGAACATCCCCCCGGGCACGCCTGGCCTGCATCCCAAGGAACCCAGCGACTCCGGCCTGTGGACGGTTCTGGGCGGCGACATCCGGGTGTTCGCGCAGGACGACATCCTGATCCGCGCCTCCCGCGCCCTCACCGCCAGCGGCGGCGACATCCTGATGTGGTCCTCCTTCGGCGACATCGACGCCGGCGTCGGATCGCGCAGCGCGGTGGCCACCGCCCCCGCGATCGTGCGGCTCAGCCTGAACGGCACGCTGCGGGTCGAACCGGGCGGCGTGATCAGCGGCAGCGGCATCGGCGCGCTGCAGCCGCCGGGCGATGTCGACCTCTACGCCCCGAACGGCGTGGTCGATGCCGGCGAAGGCGGCATCCGCGTCGCCGGCAACTTCAACGTCTTCGCGCTGCAGGTGCTGAACGCCGACAACATCCAGGTCGGCGGCCAGACGGTGGGCCTGCCGAGCGCGCCGGTGAACCCGGCCTCGATCACCGGCGTCAGCGACGTCGCCGCCCAGGCCACGCGGGCGATCGAGCAGTCGGTGCGCGACCAGGCGGAGAAGAGCGCCAAGCCGAACGACGAGCCGCCGCCGCTGCTGATCACCGGCGCCTTCCTCGGCTACGAGGGGGGTTAG